A single bacterium DNA region contains:
- a CDS encoding SpoIID/LytB domain-containing protein → MQNISILTLILSLSVNILSSEHPREITVISQGKETSIKADGESMVVDGVTRTKWQCSKDSFTLIWGYKRRAYKGTLEVTSDKGELVLVNDVDEDSYLSSVVGAEMLPGTPLEALKAQAVLCRTFIHTATRHGEEQWDFCDLTHCQSYKGLESATALTSKAVSETRGLILAYQDKPCQVFYHSTCGGKTADARSIWPDQGAPYLVSVTDEYCRPSPHSQWQYKVSLENVAKVLGLSGVSDVEVTGVSPDSRVREIRVVGSATVLYNGWDFRDIIAKQEGWGTIKSSWFEIQRGGPNLLFKGRGLGHGVGLCQWGAKGMAEKGKSFNEILSHYFPGTEVEEWR, encoded by the coding sequence ATGCAAAACATTAGCATATTAACTCTCATCCTAAGCCTGAGTGTAAACATTCTTTCTTCAGAGCACCCCAGGGAGATTACGGTAATCTCACAAGGAAAAGAGACTTCAATAAAGGCAGATGGAGAATCGATGGTAGTCGACGGCGTTACCCGAACAAAGTGGCAATGCAGCAAGGATTCCTTCACTTTAATCTGGGGCTACAAACGCAGAGCGTACAAAGGAACTCTTGAGGTGACAAGCGATAAAGGCGAGCTTGTTTTGGTCAACGACGTGGATGAGGATTCATACCTCTCCTCAGTGGTTGGAGCGGAGATGCTCCCCGGCACCCCTCTGGAGGCGCTTAAGGCTCAAGCCGTTCTTTGCAGGACCTTTATCCATACCGCTACAAGACACGGAGAAGAGCAATGGGATTTTTGCGACCTTACCCACTGTCAGTCATACAAGGGTCTTGAAAGCGCAACAGCCTTGACTTCGAAAGCGGTGTCCGAGACCAGGGGTTTGATTCTCGCTTATCAGGACAAGCCGTGCCAAGTGTTCTACCATTCGACATGCGGCGGAAAAACAGCCGACGCCCGCTCGATATGGCCAGACCAGGGTGCCCCGTACCTGGTGTCGGTTACCGATGAGTACTGCAGACCATCCCCTCACAGTCAATGGCAGTATAAAGTATCTCTTGAGAATGTTGCAAAGGTTTTAGGCCTTTCAGGGGTGTCCGACGTTGAAGTGACCGGCGTATCTCCCGACTCAAGGGTTCGCGAGATTAGGGTCGTAGGCTCAGCAACCGTTCTGTACAACGGATGGGATTTCAGGGATATAATAGCAAAGCAAGAGGGCTGGGGAACGATAAAAAGTTCATGGTTTGAAATCCAGAGAGGAGGCCCGAATCTCTTATTCAAGGGCAGGGGACTCGGCCACGGAGTCGGACTCTGCCAGTGGGGGGCAAAGGGCATGGCTGAAAAGGGCAAGTCTTTCAATGAGATTCTTTCCCATTACTTTCCTGGGACTGAGGTAGAGGAATGGCGCTGA
- the alaS gene encoding alanine--tRNA ligase produces the protein MNSRELRKAFLDFFTERGHTLVNSAPLVPKKDPTILFNVAGMVQFKPLWAGLIDPLPYKRATSVQKCLRLNDLDVVGTDATHDTFFEMLGNFSFGDYQKREAITFAWEFITKLMKLPKERLWVTVHETDEEAASLWREELGFPKERIVYLGDADNFWGPVGGRGACGPSSEIFWDIKFDGEQGPGPAHNEDERYTEIWNLVFPQFDQQEDGSRPFLKYRGIDTGAGLERMSMAAENVQTIFHTDLFKPLMQSVAGTIGVRISDETWEPLAITADHVRAITNVISEGVRPSNTKQGYVVRRLLRRALGALYPFGVEEPLLYRISGQVIEQMRHVYPELEERREQVALMIKGEEERFLKTLESGMRLFEDAARSGTISGEDAFKLYDTFGFPIDLTKLLAKHKKIEVDIEGFEQAMEGQREKSRMYIEDIGKHDLKKELTAESKFVGYDMFEIDTVVVSYSYDEKSQEVGIQLEKSPFYAEAGGQTGDSGQISGDGFVMEVINTVYNQAGMQIIKGKFSKGNPKDISGRKVRAIVDIPRRREIERAHTATHLLHAALRKTLGEHVKQEGSLVEPGRLRFDFYHPSPMTEDEIREVEKTVYNWIIENHSSTVSEMSMDEAQKKGALAFFGEKYGDSVRVVEIPGISAELCGGTHLERTGDTGAFLITSETGVAAGIRRIEALVGNRAFAEIERQRSTLRELSSALGTDREKLVKKAEELKQNLANEVKAREALARRYAESLVDEILSRAEKIEDIEFVTARVEGLSKDDLKLLADSLKSRRESIVGILYTPDKARALILCFASKSASGDYPAGDILKKVAVRFKGGAGGSPTLAEGSIVETSLDEIASVFMETVKKGTKQ, from the coding sequence ATGAACTCACGAGAACTCAGAAAAGCGTTCCTCGACTTTTTTACCGAACGCGGACATACGCTTGTCAACTCGGCCCCTCTCGTCCCCAAGAAGGACCCCACCATTCTCTTCAACGTCGCCGGCATGGTTCAGTTCAAGCCCCTGTGGGCAGGACTCATAGACCCTCTCCCCTACAAGCGCGCGACATCGGTGCAGAAATGCTTGAGGCTCAACGACCTTGATGTAGTCGGAACCGACGCCACCCACGACACCTTCTTCGAGATGCTCGGAAACTTCTCGTTCGGCGACTACCAGAAGCGGGAAGCCATAACCTTCGCATGGGAGTTCATCACGAAGCTCATGAAGCTTCCCAAGGAGCGTCTCTGGGTTACCGTGCATGAGACAGACGAAGAGGCCGCATCGCTCTGGCGCGAAGAGTTGGGCTTTCCGAAGGAACGCATCGTCTACCTTGGAGATGCAGACAACTTCTGGGGACCGGTCGGAGGCCGCGGCGCGTGCGGTCCTTCGAGTGAAATTTTCTGGGACATCAAATTCGATGGCGAGCAGGGTCCGGGTCCTGCGCACAACGAAGACGAGCGCTACACCGAAATCTGGAACCTTGTTTTTCCCCAGTTCGACCAGCAGGAGGACGGTTCGCGGCCGTTCCTCAAATACAGAGGCATTGACACGGGAGCCGGACTCGAACGCATGAGCATGGCCGCAGAGAACGTCCAGACCATCTTCCACACCGACCTCTTTAAGCCTTTGATGCAGTCCGTAGCCGGCACGATAGGCGTCCGCATCTCCGACGAAACCTGGGAGCCTCTGGCGATTACTGCAGACCACGTACGCGCTATTACGAACGTCATCAGCGAGGGGGTCAGGCCATCCAACACCAAGCAGGGCTACGTTGTCCGCAGGCTTTTGCGCCGAGCGCTAGGCGCGCTGTACCCATTCGGCGTCGAAGAACCCCTGCTCTACCGCATCTCCGGTCAGGTGATTGAACAGATGCGGCACGTCTACCCCGAACTTGAAGAGCGGCGCGAGCAGGTGGCGCTCATGATTAAGGGCGAAGAGGAGCGCTTCCTTAAGACCCTTGAATCCGGAATGAGATTGTTCGAGGATGCGGCGCGATCGGGCACTATCTCCGGCGAAGACGCCTTCAAGCTCTACGACACGTTCGGGTTTCCGATAGACCTCACCAAGCTACTCGCGAAGCACAAAAAAATCGAAGTAGACATCGAGGGTTTCGAGCAGGCGATGGAGGGACAGAGGGAAAAATCAAGGATGTACATCGAAGATATCGGCAAGCATGATTTGAAAAAGGAGTTGACTGCCGAGTCCAAGTTCGTCGGCTACGACATGTTTGAAATAGACACGGTAGTCGTCTCATACTCATACGACGAGAAATCGCAAGAAGTGGGAATACAGCTTGAAAAATCTCCGTTCTATGCTGAGGCAGGCGGACAGACAGGTGATTCGGGACAAATCTCTGGCGATGGCTTCGTGATGGAGGTAATCAACACCGTTTACAATCAAGCAGGCATGCAAATAATCAAGGGCAAGTTTTCCAAGGGCAATCCGAAAGACATCTCGGGTCGAAAAGTCCGCGCAATCGTCGATATCCCTCGCCGCAGGGAGATTGAGCGCGCCCACACGGCAACGCATCTCTTGCACGCCGCTTTGCGCAAGACGCTGGGCGAGCACGTCAAGCAGGAGGGTTCGCTCGTGGAACCAGGCAGGCTTCGCTTCGACTTCTACCACCCTTCGCCCATGACCGAAGATGAGATCAGGGAGGTCGAAAAAACAGTCTACAACTGGATAATCGAGAACCACTCCTCCACGGTCAGCGAGATGTCGATGGATGAGGCACAGAAAAAGGGCGCGCTTGCGTTCTTCGGCGAGAAGTACGGCGATAGTGTCCGGGTAGTCGAGATACCGGGCATATCCGCGGAGCTGTGCGGAGGAACCCATCTTGAGCGAACGGGCGATACAGGAGCGTTCCTCATCACGTCCGAGACCGGTGTTGCCGCAGGAATAAGGCGCATAGAAGCGCTGGTGGGAAACCGGGCGTTTGCCGAGATTGAGCGCCAACGCAGCACTCTTAGAGAACTCTCATCCGCCTTGGGAACAGACCGGGAAAAACTGGTTAAGAAAGCGGAAGAACTTAAGCAGAATCTTGCCAACGAGGTAAAAGCGAGAGAGGCGCTCGCTCGCCGGTATGCAGAAAGCCTGGTCGATGAGATACTCAGCCGCGCCGAGAAGATTGAGGATATCGAATTCGTTACTGCCAGGGTGGAAGGCCTTTCTAAAGACGACTTGAAGCTCTTAGCAGACTCACTGAAATCAAGGCGAGAAAGCATCGTCGGAATTCTATACACCCCGGACAAAGCGCGCGCCTTAATCCTTTGTTTCGCCTCCAAATCCGCATCTGGAGACTATCCTGCTGGCGATATACTCAAGAAGGTTGCTGTCCGCTTCAAGGGAGGCGCAGGAGGCTCGCCCACCCTTGCCGAAGGGAGCATTGTTGAAACATCGCTCGATGAGATTGCGTCGGTATTCATGGAAACAGTCAAGAAAGGAACAAAGCAATAA
- a CDS encoding DUF4416 family protein, whose translation MMTLEPEKPQALVICGLLSKESENFISVEADLEKKFGSIALRSELFPFDWTDYYNSEMGEGILRKWVVFCEPCNLIDLWSFKLQSGEIEKAYTLKGRRTVNIDPGFIRLDGLWLLSTKPAGHRAYLEKGVWIEMTLRFLRESCEEMAWTYPDHRDPRAQAFFLKARELLKRNMRDV comes from the coding sequence ATGATGACGCTTGAGCCGGAAAAGCCTCAGGCGCTCGTGATCTGCGGTCTTCTTTCAAAAGAGAGTGAAAACTTCATCAGTGTCGAAGCGGATCTTGAAAAGAAATTCGGCAGTATAGCCCTGAGGAGCGAATTGTTTCCCTTCGACTGGACGGACTACTACAATTCGGAGATGGGCGAGGGGATTCTAAGAAAATGGGTAGTTTTCTGCGAGCCCTGCAATCTGATTGATTTATGGAGCTTTAAGCTGCAATCTGGAGAGATTGAAAAGGCATACACATTAAAGGGGCGCCGTACCGTCAATATCGATCCCGGATTTATCCGTCTTGACGGCTTATGGCTTCTTTCGACAAAGCCGGCGGGTCACAGGGCGTATCTTGAAAAGGGTGTATGGATAGAAATGACTCTGCGTTTCTTGCGCGAGAGCTGCGAAGAGATGGCCTGGACGTATCCCGACCATCGTGATCCCCGCGCCCAGGCTTTCTTTCTGAAGGCAAGGGAGCTTCTTAAAAGAAATATGCGCGATGTATGA
- the recA gene encoding recombinase RecA — translation MAKTQGSKQQNLEKDDRRRALDTAISQVEKQFGKGSVMRLGERPAGSGVQVIPTGSLSLDVALGVGGFPKGRLIEIFGPEASGKTTLTLQAVANAQKLGGQAAFIDTEHALDPIYAQALGVNVDELLISQPDTGEQALEIAEILTRSGGIDIFVLDSVAALAPRAEIEGEMGDAHVGLQARLMSQALRKLTAVVSHSNTCAVFTNQIRMKIGVMWGNPETTPGGLALKFHSSVRLDIRRIASIKKGEEVIGSRTRVKVVKNKLAPPFRQAEFDILYGKGVNYLGELVDLGVDLDLVQKSGTWFSLGDERMGQGRDAAIGFLEENPGKKEKLDKDVREKIFSGAKTSITKSVSDEAAPDSEG, via the coding sequence AAGACGACCGCAGACGCGCGCTCGATACGGCAATAAGCCAGGTCGAAAAGCAGTTCGGCAAAGGGTCTGTCATGCGTCTGGGCGAGAGACCGGCAGGCTCAGGCGTTCAGGTAATACCTACCGGCTCACTCTCGCTTGACGTAGCGCTGGGGGTCGGCGGCTTCCCTAAAGGCAGACTCATTGAGATATTCGGTCCTGAGGCTTCGGGTAAGACCACCCTCACCCTTCAGGCGGTCGCGAACGCCCAGAAACTGGGAGGTCAGGCCGCTTTCATCGATACCGAACACGCCCTCGACCCGATTTATGCCCAGGCGCTCGGGGTGAACGTCGATGAGCTCCTTATTTCCCAGCCCGACACGGGCGAACAAGCCCTTGAAATCGCAGAAATTCTCACCCGCTCCGGCGGAATAGACATATTCGTGCTCGACTCGGTGGCGGCGCTCGCCCCGCGCGCGGAGATAGAAGGTGAGATGGGCGACGCGCACGTGGGTCTCCAGGCCCGGCTCATGTCGCAGGCGTTGCGCAAGCTCACAGCCGTCGTTTCCCACTCCAATACATGCGCCGTATTCACCAATCAGATTCGCATGAAGATAGGAGTCATGTGGGGAAATCCTGAGACTACTCCGGGCGGTCTTGCATTAAAGTTCCATTCTTCAGTGCGCCTCGACATCCGCAGAATCGCTTCAATCAAGAAGGGCGAGGAGGTCATAGGCAGCCGGACGAGGGTAAAGGTCGTCAAGAACAAGCTGGCGCCCCCTTTCAGACAGGCTGAGTTCGATATCCTCTACGGCAAGGGCGTCAACTATCTTGGCGAACTGGTCGACCTAGGGGTTGACCTCGATCTCGTTCAGAAATCCGGCACATGGTTCTCACTCGGAGACGAACGTATGGGTCAGGGCCGCGATGCCGCAATCGGTTTCCTTGAGGAGAACCCGGGAAAAAAGGAAAAGCTCGATAAAGACGTTCGCGAGAAGATATTCTCCGGAGCTAAAACCAGCATAACAAAATCTGTATCCGATGAGGCGGCTCCGGACAGTGAGGGTTGA
- the scpB gene encoding SMC-Scp complex subunit ScpB encodes MSESWQIIEALLFASPEVVSSDRLAKAADLTPSEVKACIEKLRRDYNDTGRAFHIREVAGGWQMSTLPRFSPWVARLLQKRGRDRLSKAALETLAVIAHRQPINKPDIDQTRGIDSSYIISNLLERGLIKIKGRDKRAGHPFVYGTTPRFLEYFGLNSLNDLPDLEEPSVKEEDIMPLEESGEEKELAQNELLQEDKNEESPEPVDPEALRAIGYRIDTGDATQREPEKTREGDDDA; translated from the coding sequence ATGAGCGAATCGTGGCAGATAATAGAAGCGCTGCTTTTTGCATCACCCGAGGTTGTTTCAAGCGATAGACTTGCAAAGGCTGCGGACCTTACGCCGTCCGAGGTGAAGGCTTGCATCGAAAAACTCAGAAGGGATTACAATGACACCGGGCGTGCGTTTCACATCCGCGAAGTCGCAGGAGGCTGGCAGATGTCCACCTTGCCGCGCTTTTCTCCATGGGTAGCAAGGCTTTTGCAGAAACGGGGCCGCGACAGGCTTTCAAAAGCCGCTCTTGAGACGCTTGCAGTAATCGCGCACCGTCAGCCCATCAACAAACCGGATATAGACCAGACAAGGGGAATAGATTCCTCGTACATAATCTCGAATCTTCTTGAACGCGGGCTCATAAAGATAAAGGGCCGCGACAAGCGGGCCGGTCATCCTTTCGTCTACGGCACAACGCCCAGATTCCTTGAGTATTTCGGGTTGAATTCGTTGAATGACCTGCCCGATCTCGAGGAACCATCAGTCAAGGAAGAAGACATTATGCCGCTTGAGGAAAGCGGCGAAGAAAAGGAGTTAGCTCAGAACGAGCTGCTCCAGGAGGACAAAAATGAAGAATCCCCAGAGCCTGTAGATCCGGAGGCGCTCCGGGCCATCGGCTACAGAATCGACACAGGCGACGCGACCCAACGAGAACCCGAAAAGACTAGGGAAGGCGATGATGACGCTTGA